A single Hippocampus zosterae strain Florida chromosome 17, ASM2543408v3, whole genome shotgun sequence DNA region contains:
- the elfn1a gene encoding protein ELFN1 has translation MTRREAGIASSALLWSAAIVYLTHVGQVSGDCWLIEGEKGFVWLAICSQNQPPYEAIPQHINSTIVDLRMNENKIKSIQYSALSRFANLTYLNLTKNEISYIEDGAFSAQFNLQVLQMGFNKLRNLTEGILRGLGKLQYLYLQANLIETVTPNAFWECPNIENIDLSMNRIQQLDGSTFTSLTKLTTCELYTNPFNCSCELLGFVKWLSIFPNRTNERMVCDSPSGVSGYSLLSQNPNNPTYKNALHMLTTVCTDDYVTPFFPLPMEPTTPPPDFSLCGLEDCPSGTEPEDIITNNISTTNNEVEANPLMKLKQVSNTGATVTVQIPYPYKKMYILVLYNNSFFTDIQNLKEFKEDVELKNLKPHTNYTYCVVSIRNSLRHNHTCLTITTGPWKGKSRDAGSATTTHYIVTILACLFSMVIFLGMVYYGLRRKRQQDEKHKKAGSLKKNIMELKYGQELEGGTVSRMSQKQLLTGENMARMPYLPPASEMDQYKFQEISETPKIMKGSYMEVRSLDHHERRECDMGMAANSKGSVAEISTIAKEVDKVNQIINNCIDALKTDSTSYQGVRSGAVSNAEPQLVLISEQPQNKSGLLAPPYKDSYHHSLQRHRSSDASPKRPSTASGMRSPRPYRTESRYIEKTSPTGDTILTVTPAAAILRAEAEKIRQYGDHRHSYPDTQIEELEGPDGIKSPMLEPFSHPRSRDLAYSQLPAQYHNLSYSSSPEYYCKPSHSIWERFKLHRKRHKDDEYMAAGHALRKKVQFAKDEDLHDILDYWKGVSAQHKS, from the coding sequence ATGACTCGAAGGGAGGCAGGGATAGCGAGCAGCGCGCTGCTTTGGTCGGCAGCCATTGTTTATTTGACCCACGTGGGTCAAGTCAGCGGAGACTGCTGGTTAATCGAGGGCGAAAAGGGCTTTGTGTGGCTCGCGATCTGTAGCCAAAATCAACCACCGTACGAGGCAATCCCGCAGCACATCAACAGCACCATTGTGGACCTTCGTATGAATGAAAACAAGATTAAAAGTATTCAGTACTCTGCCCTCAGTCGCTTTGCCAACCTGACCTACCTGAACCTGACAAAGAATGAAATCTCTTACATTGAGGACGGGGCCTTTTCGGCTCAATTTAACTTGCAAGTTCTTCAAATGGGCTTCAACAAGTTGCGCAACTTAACAGAGGGGATCCTCAGGGGTCTTGGAAAGCTGCAGTACCTCTACCTCCAGGCGAACCTGATTGAGACTGTGACACCCAATGCCTTTTGGGAATGTCCCAACATTGAGAACATCGACTTGTCCATGAACCGCATCCAGCAGTTGGATGGCTCCACCTTCACCAGTCTGACTAAGCTGACCACCTGTGAGCTGTACACAAATCCGTTCAACTGCTCCTGTGAACTGCTGGGTTTTGTCAAGTGGCTCTCGATTTTCCCCAACAGGACAAATGAGCGGATGGTCTGCGACTCCCCGAGCGGAGTGTCCGGTTACAGTCTTCTAAGTCAGAACCCGAACAATCCCACCTATAAAAATGCCCTTCACATGCTCACCACCGTGTGCACCGACGACTACGTCACACCATTTTTTCCATTGCCAATGGAGCCCACAACACCCCCGCCGGACTTCAGCCTTTGTGGGCTCGAGGACTGTCCATCGGGGACCGAGCCAGAGGACATCATTACCAACAACATCAGTACAACCAACAACGAAGTGGAAGCAAACCCACTGATGAAGCTGAAGCAAGTGTCCAATACGGGCGCCACCGTCACGGTTCAGATCCCTTATCCTTACAAAAAGATGTACATCCTGGTTCTGTACAACAACAGCTTTTTTACCGACATTCAAAACCTGAAAGAATTCAAGGAGGATGTTGAGCTGAAGAACCTCAAACCTCACACCAACTACACATACTGCGTTGTTTCCATTCGGAACTCCCTGAGACACAACCACACCTGTCTGACGATAACCACCGGACCCTGGAAGGGGAAGTCGAGGGATGCCGGCAGCGCGACTACCACTCACTACATCGTGACCATTTTGGCCTGCCTCTTTAGCATGGTCATCTTTCTCGGGATGGTTTATTACGGCTTGCGGCGGAAGCGCCAACAAGACGAAAAGCACAAAAAGGCGGGGAGCCTGAAGAAAAACATAATGGAATTGAAATATGGACAAGAACTGGAGGGTGGGACTGTTTCCCGCATGTCCCAGAAACAGCTGCTGACTGGGGAGAACATGGCCCGTATGCCCTACCTACCGCCTGCCAGTGAAATGGATCAGTACAAATTTCAAGAAATCAGTGAGACTCCCAAAATCATGAAGGGCAGTTACATGGAGGTGCGAAGTCTGGACCACCACGAGCGCAGGGAGTGCGACATGGGAATGGCAGCGAATAGCAAAGGCTCCGTGGCTGAGATTTCTACCATCGCGAAGGAGGTTGATAAAGTCAACCAGATCATTAACAACTGCATTGATGCTCTCAAGACAGACTCGACTTCTTATCAGGGGGTAAGATCTGGAGCCGTTTCTAATGCCGAGCCTCAGCTTGTGCTCATATCCGAGCAGCCGCAGAACAAATCGGGCCTCCTGGCGCCTCCGTACAAGGACAGCTACCACCATTCCCTGCAGAGACATCGGTCCTCGGACGCCTCGCCCAAAAGGCCCAGCACAGCCTCAGGAATGCGAAGCCCCCGGCCTTACCGTACCGAATCTAGGTACATTGAGAAAACCTCCCCCACAGGGGACACCATCCTCACAGTGACACCCGCCGCCGCCATCCTGAGGGCCGAGGCCGAGAAGATCCGTCAGTACGGCGACCACCGCCACTCCTATCCTGACACTCAGATCGAGGAGCTGGAGGGACCCGACGGCATCAAGTCGcccatgctggagcctttctcGCACCCCCGCTCCAGAGACTTGGCTTATTCACAGCTGCCAGCTCAGTACCACAACCTGAGCTACTCTTCCAGTCCAGAGTATTACTGCAAACCTTCGCACAGCATCTGGGAGCGATTCAAACTCCACCGGAAACGCCACAAAGATGACGAATACATGGCGGCGGGCCACGCGCTCCGTAAGAAGGTGCAGTTTGCCAAGGATGAGGACCTGCATGATATTTTGGACTATTGGAAAGGTGTGTCTGCCCAGCATAAATCGTAA